The Pseudomonas sp. IAC-BECa141 genome contains the following window.
GGATTTTTTCCGCGCGGGCCTTCAGGCGAATCAGGAATTCGTCGGCCAGCTCATCGGCCACCAGCACCCGGCTGGTGGCCGAGCACATCTGCCCGGCGTTGAAGAAACCGCCGCCACAGGCCAGCTCCACCGCCAGGTCAAGGTCGGCATCTTCCAGAATCAGCAGCGAGGATTTGCCGCCCAGTTCCAGGCTCACACCCTTCACGGATTCAGCGGCGCGCTGCATCACTTGCACACCGACGGCGTTGCTGCCGGTGAAGGAAACCTTGGCGATGCGCGGATCCGCCGACAGCGGCGCGCCGACTGCCGGACCGGTGCCGCACACCAGGTTGAACACGCCTTTGGGCAGGCCGGATTCGGCGATGATGGTCGCCAGTTCCAGCTCCGGCAGCGGCGTGACTTCCGACGGCTTGAGCACCACGCAGCAACCGGCGGCCAGGGCCGGGGCGAGTTTCCACGCGGTGGTGACCATCGGGAAATTCCACGGCACGATCAGCCCGACCACACCGCACGGCTCGCGGCGCAGACGTGCACTGAAATCGTCGCTCGGCAGCGGCACGTCACTGTCGAGTCTGGCGTCGAGGCCTTCGGCGAGTTCGGCGTAGTACTCGAAAGTGGCGATCACGTCGTCGACATCGATTGCCGCTTCGAACTGCGGTTTGCCGTTGTTGCTCGACTGCAACTTCATCAAATGTTCGCGGCCGTTGCGCACGCCATCGGCGATCTTGCGCAGGATCGCTCCGCGCTCGGCGCCAGTGGTTTTCGACCAGCCGTTGAAAGCTTCGGTCG
Protein-coding sequences here:
- a CDS encoding aldehyde dehydrogenase family protein, which encodes MIFPTTLDGLYINGQWSAGREHLRVINPATEALLTTVNGGDESAVNQAVTAATEAFNGWSKTTGAERGAILRKIADGVRNGREHLMKLQSSNNGKPQFEAAIDVDDVIATFEYYAELAEGLDARLDSDVPLPSDDFSARLRREPCGVVGLIVPWNFPMVTTAWKLAPALAAGCCVVLKPSEVTPLPELELATIIAESGLPKGVFNLVCGTGPAVGAPLSADPRIAKVSFTGSNAVGVQVMQRAAESVKGVSLELGGKSSLLILEDADLDLAVELACGGGFFNAGQMCSATSRVLVADELADEFLIRLKARAEKIRVADPFDPEVEMGALVNQAQYQRVLGHIDRGLSAGARLICGGNRPADLPRGYFLQPTIFTEVPLDSALWCEEIFGPVICVRSFASEAEAIALANDSQFGLVASVVTRNAETADRVANALQAGLVWLNAPQVIFPQTAWGGYKQSSIGRELGPWGLAAFQEIKHVIRAL